The following coding sequences lie in one Mesorhizobium sp. NZP2298 genomic window:
- a CDS encoding ABC transporter ATP-binding protein: MFSSSRRPSISGFLRPSGLLRSYKATRRFHIDLRGAAFRDVFAFTMRHWSKQPVRLAIIMIAVLVATLLDVLTPLYSGRLVNAVAQGAAADAVVWDAALAAFSMLIALALGAVVMRNIAFIAVNDFILKMMSDIASDAFHRVQRFSTDWHAKTFAGSTVRKITRGMWAFCLLNDTILLALFPSLIMLVGSSVLLGWYWPMMGLIIACGSVGYVALIIILSLGYVAPAANLANNWDTRLGGSLADAISCNAVVKGFGAEVREDHRLAKVISKWRHRTLRTWVRGTVSAAFQGIMLLAMRAALIGYALFLWSRGQTTPGDIALVLASFTVLYGYLRDVSIHVRNIQRSVNEMEELVQTYSQPPDVADDPGAKPIRITKGHIDFESVHFHYGNHWSPFYSDLSISIEAGARVGLVGPSGSGKTTFVKLIQRLYDLDAGRILIDGQDISRVTQGSLRSQIAIVQQEPLLFHRSLAENIAYGRPGASRSDVEQAARLASAHDFIARLPNGYGTLVGERGVKLSGGERQRVAIARAFLADAPILILDEATSSLDSESEVLIQKAMERLMVGRTTLVIAHRLSTVRALDRLLVFDRGCITEQGDHDALIRRDGIYRRLFERQALELTKGWDETNVQHG; this comes from the coding sequence ATGTTTTCGTCCTCACGCAGACCTTCCATTTCGGGTTTCTTGAGACCGAGCGGCCTGCTGCGCTCGTACAAAGCCACGCGGCGTTTTCACATCGATCTACGCGGCGCCGCCTTTCGCGACGTTTTCGCCTTCACCATGCGCCACTGGAGCAAGCAGCCGGTCCGGCTCGCGATCATTATGATTGCGGTGCTTGTCGCAACGCTCCTTGACGTTCTGACGCCGCTCTATTCCGGACGGCTCGTAAACGCGGTCGCCCAAGGAGCGGCAGCCGACGCCGTCGTGTGGGATGCGGCTCTTGCGGCCTTTTCAATGTTGATCGCGCTCGCACTCGGCGCCGTCGTCATGCGCAACATCGCCTTCATTGCCGTCAATGACTTCATTCTGAAGATGATGTCGGACATCGCCAGCGACGCGTTCCATCGCGTCCAGCGCTTTTCGACCGATTGGCATGCGAAAACCTTCGCCGGCTCTACGGTGCGCAAGATCACGCGCGGCATGTGGGCGTTCTGCCTCCTTAACGACACGATCCTTCTTGCCTTGTTCCCGTCGCTTATCATGCTCGTGGGGTCGAGCGTTCTGCTCGGCTGGTATTGGCCGATGATGGGGCTGATCATCGCTTGCGGCTCGGTTGGCTATGTGGCGCTGATCATTATCCTGTCGCTCGGCTATGTGGCGCCAGCCGCAAACCTCGCCAACAACTGGGATACGAGGCTTGGCGGCTCGCTTGCGGACGCGATCAGCTGTAACGCGGTGGTCAAAGGCTTCGGCGCCGAGGTGCGGGAAGATCATCGCCTTGCGAAAGTCATCTCCAAGTGGCGGCACCGCACCCTCCGGACCTGGGTGCGCGGGACGGTCAGTGCTGCATTCCAGGGGATCATGCTTCTTGCGATGAGAGCGGCTTTGATTGGCTATGCCTTATTTTTGTGGTCGCGCGGCCAGACTACCCCAGGCGACATCGCCTTGGTGCTCGCCTCTTTCACCGTCCTATATGGCTACTTGCGTGATGTTTCCATACACGTGCGCAACATCCAGCGCTCTGTAAATGAGATGGAGGAACTGGTCCAAACCTACAGCCAGCCGCCCGACGTGGCCGATGATCCGGGCGCCAAGCCGATCCGGATCACGAAGGGTCACATCGATTTTGAGAGCGTCCATTTCCACTACGGCAATCATTGGTCGCCCTTTTACAGCGACTTGTCGATTTCGATTGAGGCCGGCGCGCGGGTCGGTCTGGTCGGCCCCTCTGGCTCCGGCAAGACCACCTTCGTCAAGCTCATCCAGCGGCTTTACGACCTGGATGCTGGACGAATCTTGATCGATGGGCAGGACATTTCGCGGGTGACGCAGGGTTCGCTGCGCTCGCAGATCGCGATCGTACAGCAGGAGCCCCTCCTGTTCCACCGCTCGCTGGCCGAGAACATAGCCTATGGGCGGCCGGGTGCTTCTCGGTCCGATGTCGAGCAGGCGGCGCGGCTCGCCAGCGCGCATGACTTCATTGCGCGCCTGCCGAACGGCTACGGTACGCTGGTCGGCGAACGCGGCGTGAAGCTCTCAGGCGGCGAGCGCCAGCGTGTGGCGATAGCGCGCGCCTTCCTCGCCGATGCCCCGATCCTCATTCTGGACGAGGCGACATCAAGCCTCGACTCGGAATCGGAGGTGCTGATCCAGAAGGCGATGGAGCGGCTCATGGTCGGGCGCACCACGCTCGTCATTGCGCACCGGCTCTCGACGGTGCGGGCACTCGACCGGCTGCTTGTCTTCGACCGTG
- the nifS gene encoding cysteine desulfurase NifS → MRPVYLDNNATTRVDPEVVQAMLPFFTDQFGNPSSSHDFGASAGAAVRKARLRVQTLIGAEFEDEITFTSGGTESDNAAILSALEVMPERTEIVTSAVEHSAVLTLCAHLEKTRGIKVHRIPVDRHGRLDLDTYKAALTPRVAIVSIMSANNETGTIFPVVELAELAKEVGALFHTDAVQAVGKLAIDLKSTAIDMLSLSGHKLHGPKGVGALYVKRGVRFCPLIKGGGQEGNRRAGTENTPGIVGLGVAADLALKFMDDANTRVKALRDRLEKELLQRIPHAFVAGDLLKRLPNTANIAFGDIEGEGILHFLNREGIACSSGSACACGSLEPSHVLVAMNIPNSAAHGAIRFSFSRNNGEEDVDRVLEVMPGIVKKLRELSPSASQARGLQSAPGLGDKANPTTVSGPGECNAQLFR, encoded by the coding sequence ATGAGACCTGTTTATCTGGACAACAACGCAACGACACGGGTCGATCCTGAAGTCGTTCAAGCAATGCTGCCGTTTTTTACCGACCAATTCGGCAACCCTTCGTCGAGCCACGATTTTGGCGCTTCCGCCGGGGCGGCGGTGAGAAAGGCGCGCCTGCGGGTGCAAACGCTGATCGGAGCGGAGTTCGAGGACGAGATCACCTTCACCTCGGGCGGGACGGAAAGCGACAACGCCGCGATCCTTTCTGCGCTCGAGGTGATGCCTGAGCGCACAGAGATCGTGACTTCCGCAGTCGAGCATTCGGCCGTGCTGACGCTTTGCGCCCACCTTGAGAAGACGCGCGGCATCAAGGTGCATAGGATCCCGGTGGATCGCCACGGCCGGCTCGACCTCGACACTTATAAGGCCGCCCTCACCCCGCGCGTGGCGATCGTCTCGATCATGTCGGCGAACAACGAGACCGGAACGATCTTCCCGGTGGTCGAGCTTGCTGAGTTGGCCAAGGAAGTCGGCGCCCTTTTTCATACCGACGCGGTGCAAGCGGTCGGCAAGCTTGCGATCGACTTGAAATCGACGGCAATCGATATGCTGTCTCTCTCCGGTCACAAATTACACGGACCGAAAGGGGTCGGCGCACTTTATGTAAAGCGCGGCGTGCGCTTCTGTCCGCTGATCAAGGGGGGAGGCCAGGAGGGCAACCGCCGCGCCGGCACGGAGAATACGCCAGGCATCGTCGGTCTCGGCGTGGCAGCCGATCTTGCCTTGAAATTCATGGACGACGCGAACACACGGGTAAAGGCGTTGCGCGACCGCCTGGAGAAGGAACTTCTCCAGCGCATCCCACACGCCTTCGTCGCCGGCGATTTGCTAAAGCGGTTGCCGAACACCGCAAACATCGCCTTTGGAGATATCGAAGGTGAGGGCATACTGCATTTCCTTAATCGCGAGGGCATCGCCTGCTCCTCCGGCTCTGCTTGCGCCTGCGGCTCGCTGGAGCCGAGCCACGTCTTGGTGGCGATGAACATCCCCAATAGCGCGGCACACGGGGCAATCCGTTTCTCCTTTTCGCGCAACAACGGCGAGGAGGACGTCGACCGCGTGCTCGAGGTCATGCCCGGGATCGTTAAGAAGCTGCGTGAGCTTTCCCCATCTGCCAGCCAGGCGAGAGGACTTCAATCAGCTCCAGGCCTGGGCGACAAGGCAAACCCGACCACCGTTTCCGGCCCAGGAGAATGCAATGCGCAGTTGTTTCGCTGA
- the nifW gene encoding nitrogenase stabilizing/protective protein NifW, whose translation MRSCFAESRAIDVTDILARLKSLSAAEEFFAALGISYDPKVLNVSRLHILKRMGQYLAEEDFAGLPDGVIAARARATLERAYEDFATSSPLTHRVFKVLKEHDPDKPATRDHTFVPFESILRRFGTE comes from the coding sequence ATGCGCAGTTGTTTCGCTGAAAGCCGCGCCATCGATGTCACCGACATCCTCGCCCGGCTGAAGAGCCTGTCGGCTGCGGAGGAGTTCTTCGCAGCCCTTGGCATCTCTTATGATCCGAAGGTGCTCAATGTCTCACGGCTGCATATCCTGAAGCGCATGGGCCAATATCTCGCTGAAGAGGATTTCGCCGGCCTTCCCGACGGGGTGATCGCCGCGCGGGCGCGTGCGACGTTGGAACGCGCCTATGAGGATTTCGCGACATCCTCGCCACTCACCCACCGGGTCTTCAAGGTGCTCAAAGAGCACGATCCCGACAAACCGGCCACTCGGGACCACACCTTTGTCCCGTTCGAGTCGATCCTGAGGCGGTTCGGGACAGAATGA
- a CDS encoding electron transfer flavoprotein subunit beta/FixA family protein, with translation MHIVICIKQVPDSAQIRVHPVTNTIMRQGVPTIINPYDLFALEEALRLRGAHGGEVTVLTMGPPMAEDALRKALTYGADRAVLLTDRCFAGSDTLATSFALSRAIVRIGETFGAPDIVFAGKQTIDGDTAQVGPGIAKRLGLLQFTYVAKIDSIDLDAREITVKRRSEGGTQVLKSRLPCLITMLEGTNEIRRGSLDDAMRAARSQIVKWSAAEAGIEDLNKCGLRGSPTVVKRVFAPTTRAEKATQIDMTDKTQHDLADELIGAIFTRQPALEHELAFDGGQ, from the coding sequence ATGCACATTGTAATCTGTATCAAGCAGGTGCCGGACTCCGCGCAGATACGTGTCCACCCGGTGACGAACACGATCATGCGCCAGGGCGTGCCGACCATCATCAACCCTTACGACCTGTTCGCCCTCGAAGAGGCACTGAGATTGCGCGGCGCCCATGGCGGCGAGGTCACCGTGCTTACGATGGGTCCGCCGATGGCAGAAGATGCGCTGCGCAAGGCGCTCACCTATGGCGCCGACCGCGCGGTACTCTTGACCGACCGCTGTTTTGCCGGCTCCGACACGCTGGCGACCTCCTTCGCGCTTTCTCGGGCAATCGTGAGAATTGGCGAGACCTTCGGCGCGCCGGACATCGTATTCGCCGGCAAGCAGACGATTGACGGCGATACCGCCCAGGTCGGGCCCGGCATCGCCAAGCGCCTCGGCCTCCTGCAGTTCACCTATGTGGCGAAGATCGACTCTATCGATCTCGATGCGCGCGAGATCACCGTCAAGCGCCGTTCGGAAGGCGGTACGCAGGTGCTGAAAAGTAGGCTGCCTTGCCTCATCACAATGCTGGAAGGCACCAACGAAATCCGCAGAGGCTCGCTCGACGACGCCATGCGCGCCGCGCGCAGCCAGATCGTGAAATGGAGCGCGGCCGAAGCTGGCATTGAGGACCTCAACAAATGCGGCCTGCGCGGCTCGCCGACGGTCGTCAAGCGCGTTTTCGCCCCTACCACGCGGGCGGAAAAGGCGACGCAGATCGACATGACCGACAAGACGCAGCACGACCTCGCTGACGAACTGATCGGCGCAATCTTTACCCGCCAGCCAGCGCTGGAACACGAACTCGCCTTCGACGGCGGCCAGTGA
- a CDS encoding electron transfer flavoprotein subunit alpha/FixB family protein, with product MSNANREAPPSAGRAGIKRELPEHFRDYRHVWVFIELERGEVHPVSFELLGEGRKLADKLGIQLAGIVLGPPGEATQHAVAEAFAYGADLVYLVEAPLLADYRNEPFTKAVTDLVNTHKPEILLLGATTLGRDLAGSVATTLLTGLTADCTELDVDVDGSLAATRPTFGGSLLCTIYTLNYRPQMATIRPRVMAMPPRTDKPVGRVIRHKLSMTEEEVITKVLGFNLDRQSAKANLAYADIVVAGGLGLGSAENLQLVKNLARAIGAEYGCSRPLVQKGWMPADRQVGQTGKTIRPKLYIAAGISGAIQHRVGVEGADLIVAINTDPNAPIFDFAHLGIVTDAIRFLPALTEAFTRRLSPHSHDKLAS from the coding sequence ATGTCGAACGCGAACCGCGAAGCCCCTCCTTCCGCCGGCCGTGCCGGCATCAAGAGGGAATTGCCTGAGCACTTTAGGGACTATCGGCACGTCTGGGTTTTCATCGAACTGGAACGCGGCGAGGTCCATCCCGTGTCCTTCGAACTGCTTGGCGAAGGCCGCAAGCTCGCCGACAAGCTAGGCATCCAGCTTGCGGGGATCGTGCTCGGACCGCCGGGCGAGGCCACGCAGCATGCCGTTGCCGAGGCCTTCGCTTACGGCGCCGACCTTGTCTACCTGGTCGAGGCACCGCTGCTTGCCGACTATCGCAACGAGCCTTTCACCAAGGCGGTGACGGATCTGGTCAATACCCACAAACCGGAGATCCTGCTTCTCGGTGCGACCACGCTCGGCAGGGATCTCGCTGGCTCAGTAGCGACGACCTTGCTGACAGGGCTCACTGCCGACTGTACCGAACTCGATGTAGATGTCGACGGTTCGCTCGCCGCGACCCGTCCGACTTTCGGCGGTTCCTTGCTATGCACGATCTATACGCTCAACTACCGGCCGCAGATGGCCACGATACGACCGAGGGTTATGGCCATGCCACCGCGGACGGACAAGCCGGTCGGGCGTGTCATCCGGCACAAGCTGTCAATGACCGAGGAAGAGGTCATCACCAAAGTCCTTGGCTTCAACCTCGATCGCCAATCGGCAAAGGCAAATCTCGCCTACGCCGACATCGTGGTTGCCGGAGGCCTCGGTCTCGGCTCAGCGGAGAATTTGCAGCTTGTGAAGAATCTAGCGCGGGCAATCGGCGCCGAATATGGCTGTTCGCGCCCGCTGGTCCAGAAGGGCTGGATGCCGGCCGATCGGCAGGTTGGCCAAACGGGCAAGACCATCCGGCCAAAGCTTTACATAGCGGCCGGGATTTCCGGCGCCATTCAGCATCGGGTTGGCGTGGAGGGGGCTGATTTGATCGTAGCCATCAACACCGACCCGAACGCCCCGATCTTCGACTTTGCCCACCTCGGCATCGTCACCGATGCAATCCGTTTCCTGCCGGCATTGACGGAAGCTTTCACCCGGCGGCTGTCGCCGCACAGCCACGACAAGCTTGCGAGCTAA
- a CDS encoding FAD-dependent oxidoreductase — MIEQEFDAIVVGAGMSGNAAAYTMASQGLTVLQLERGEYPGSKNVQGAIMYADMLEQIIPDFRNDAPLERHLVEQRFWVMDDTSHTGMQYRSDDFNEAKPNRYTIIRAQFDKWFSRMVRQTGATVLCETTVTELVRSASGKVIGVRTDRAGGPIYADVVVLAEGVNGLLGTRAGLRKMPKPESVALAVKEMHFLPDEVIEQRFGLQGDEGCVIEAAGTISRSMAGLAFLYTNKESISLGIGCLVSDFAQTMESPYVLLDNFKNHPSIRPLIAGSEVKEYSAHLIPEGGYKAIPQLFGDGWVAVGDAAQLNNAIHREGSNLAMTSGRIAGEAIIEIKGRNQPMIRRNLALYKTMLDKSFVVKDLMKYKDMPALIHTNSRNFFMTYPQLMSQAAQNFMRVDGTPKIEKEKATTAAFIKARSRWGLISDVVRLALAWR, encoded by the coding sequence ATGATCGAGCAAGAATTCGACGCCATCGTCGTCGGGGCCGGTATGTCCGGAAACGCGGCCGCCTACACCATGGCAAGCCAGGGCCTGACGGTGCTGCAGTTGGAGCGCGGCGAGTATCCGGGCTCCAAGAATGTCCAGGGCGCCATCATGTACGCCGACATGTTGGAGCAAATCATTCCAGATTTTCGGAATGATGCGCCTCTCGAGCGGCATCTGGTCGAGCAGCGATTCTGGGTGATGGACGACACCTCCCACACCGGGATGCAGTATCGATCGGACGATTTCAACGAGGCGAAGCCCAATCGCTACACGATCATCCGCGCCCAATTCGACAAGTGGTTTTCGCGCATGGTGCGCCAGACCGGCGCGACAGTGCTGTGCGAGACGACGGTGACCGAACTTGTCCGCAGTGCCAGCGGCAAGGTGATCGGCGTGCGCACCGACCGGGCTGGCGGGCCGATCTACGCGGACGTCGTCGTGCTCGCAGAAGGTGTCAACGGACTGCTCGGTACACGGGCCGGCCTGCGCAAGATGCCGAAGCCAGAAAGCGTGGCGCTCGCTGTCAAGGAAATGCATTTCCTACCCGATGAGGTCATTGAGCAGCGGTTCGGCCTCCAGGGCGACGAAGGCTGCGTGATCGAAGCGGCGGGCACGATTTCCCGCAGCATGGCCGGACTGGCCTTCCTCTACACCAACAAGGAGTCGATCTCTCTCGGCATCGGCTGCCTCGTCTCCGATTTCGCCCAGACAATGGAGAGCCCTTACGTCCTCCTCGACAACTTCAAAAACCATCCTTCGATCCGGCCGCTGATCGCGGGCTCGGAAGTCAAGGAGTATTCCGCGCATCTCATTCCCGAAGGTGGCTACAAGGCAATTCCGCAGCTCTTCGGCGACGGTTGGGTGGCGGTCGGTGATGCCGCCCAACTGAACAACGCTATCCACCGCGAGGGTTCGAACCTCGCCATGACTTCCGGCCGCATCGCGGGCGAGGCAATCATTGAGATCAAGGGCCGCAACCAGCCGATGATCAGGAGGAACCTCGCCCTCTACAAGACCATGCTGGACAAGTCCTTCGTAGTCAAAGACCTGATGAAATATAAGGACATGCCGGCCCTGATACACACCAATTCCCGCAATTTCTTCATGACTTACCCGCAGTTGATGTCGCAGGCCGCGCAGAACTTCATGCGGGTCGACGGCACCCCAAAAATCGAGAAGGAAAAGGCGACCACTGCTGCCTTCATCAAGGCGCGTTCGCGCTGGGGGCTGATCAGCGATGTGGTCCGCCTGGCACTCGCGTGGCGCTGA
- a CDS encoding ferredoxin family protein yields the protein MTMAVTKLRVEEKLYQNRYLVDPGRPHIKVRPHERPSANLLALTHICPAKCYELNDKGQVETTSDGCMECGTCRVLCEASGEIVWNYPRGGFGVLFKFG from the coding sequence ATGACGATGGCCGTGACGAAGTTACGTGTCGAGGAGAAGCTTTATCAGAACCGCTATCTGGTCGATCCGGGCCGCCCGCATATCAAAGTGCGACCGCACGAGAGGCCGAGCGCGAACCTGCTCGCGCTGACACACATCTGCCCGGCCAAGTGCTATGAGTTGAACGACAAGGGACAGGTGGAGACGACTTCCGACGGCTGCATGGAATGCGGCACCTGTCGCGTGCTGTGCGAGGCCAGCGGTGAGATCGTATGGAATTACCCGCGCGGCGGCTTTGGCGTTCTCTTCAAGTTTGGATAA
- the nifA gene encoding nif-specific transcriptional activator NifA, with translation MAHMLPDQVGEIVSRNTPPEPAVEAARNADSLLRGIYEISKILTAPTRLEITLANVANILSSFVQMRHGAIVVLDAEGEPQISATTGGTVPQSAAGRVIPQAVTDKIVATGVPIVIQDTSTSELFQADPQSSSGTVATAFIGVPLKAEEKIFGTLSIDRVRNGTTRFRYEEDLRFLAMVANLVGRTIRLHRTLSTAGQRLIEKQPRPEQSLDEDRTHSARHPHVKIDGIIGESPALKQVLEIVSVVARTNSTVLLRGESGTGKEFFAQAIHKLSHRREKSFVKLNCAALPESVLESELFGHEKGAFTGAILQRAGRFELANGGTLLLDEIGEISPAFQAKLLRVLQEGELERVGGTRTLKVDVRLICATNKDLETAVRNGEFRADLYYRINVVPIVLPPLRERPGDIPRLANALLDRFNKENHRDLGFTPSALDLMSQCYFPGNVRELENCVRRTATLARSTTITASDFACKNSQCLSSLLWKGVGRSHGAYAVDEFARGNMMPGGSPLPAMRVGPSQNEASPGETCDPHHPVCPAMNPRLTERDRLIDAMEKAGWVQAKAARVLGLTPRQVGYALRRHRIGVKKF, from the coding sequence ATGGCTCACATGCTTCCAGATCAGGTCGGTGAAATTGTATCTCGGAACACCCCGCCTGAACCTGCGGTCGAAGCGGCGCGCAATGCGGACAGCTTGCTCAGGGGAATCTACGAGATATCGAAGATTCTGACTGCCCCGACCCGGCTGGAGATTACGCTTGCCAATGTCGCGAATATCCTCTCCTCGTTTGTGCAAATGCGTCATGGCGCAATCGTCGTCCTGGACGCTGAAGGAGAGCCGCAGATTAGCGCAACTACCGGCGGCACTGTGCCTCAATCAGCCGCCGGCCGCGTCATACCCCAGGCTGTAACAGACAAAATCGTCGCTACTGGAGTGCCGATCGTCATACAAGACACAAGCACGTCCGAGCTATTTCAGGCTGATCCTCAATCGAGCAGCGGCACGGTCGCAACTGCGTTTATCGGTGTCCCGCTAAAGGCTGAGGAAAAGATCTTCGGGACGCTGTCGATCGACCGCGTCAGGAACGGTACCACCAGGTTCCGCTACGAGGAGGACTTACGTTTCCTGGCCATGGTCGCCAATCTGGTCGGCCGGACCATCCGCCTGCATCGCACTTTGAGCACGGCTGGTCAGCGACTTATCGAGAAGCAACCGAGACCAGAGCAGTCGCTCGACGAGGACAGGACCCATTCGGCCCGACATCCGCATGTCAAGATCGACGGAATCATCGGAGAAAGTCCCGCGCTCAAGCAAGTGCTGGAGATCGTCTCGGTCGTGGCCAGGACCAATTCCACCGTGCTTCTTCGAGGCGAAAGCGGTACCGGCAAGGAGTTCTTTGCACAGGCCATCCATAAGCTTTCACATCGGAGGGAGAAATCCTTCGTCAAATTGAACTGCGCCGCACTGCCCGAAAGCGTTTTGGAATCGGAGCTCTTTGGCCACGAGAAGGGCGCCTTCACCGGGGCTATCCTGCAGCGCGCTGGCCGGTTCGAATTGGCAAATGGCGGAACCCTGCTGCTTGATGAAATCGGCGAGATTTCGCCTGCCTTTCAAGCCAAGCTGTTGCGCGTCTTGCAGGAAGGAGAACTGGAGCGAGTGGGCGGCACCAGGACCCTAAAAGTTGACGTGCGGCTCATATGCGCCACCAACAAGGACCTCGAGACGGCTGTCCGGAATGGAGAGTTCAGGGCCGACCTTTATTACCGCATCAATGTGGTGCCAATAGTCCTGCCTCCCCTCAGAGAACGACCGGGCGATATTCCACGCCTTGCGAACGCTCTCCTCGACCGATTCAACAAGGAGAACCATCGCGATCTTGGCTTCACGCCGTCGGCGCTTGACCTGATGTCGCAATGCTATTTCCCTGGCAACGTGCGTGAGTTGGAGAATTGTGTGAGACGGACGGCCACACTTGCGCGTTCAACGACAATAACTGCGTCGGATTTCGCCTGCAAGAACAGCCAGTGCCTGTCTTCGCTTCTGTGGAAAGGAGTCGGCCGTTCGCACGGCGCCTATGCCGTCGACGAGTTCGCACGTGGCAATATGATGCCGGGTGGATCGCCGCTGCCTGCCATGCGAGTCGGCCCCTCACAGAATGAGGCATCGCCCGGCGAGACCTGCGACCCCCACCATCCCGTTTGCCCTGCAATGAACCCGCGTCTGACGGAACGCGACCGGCTGATTGATGCGATGGAGAAAGCCGGCTGGGTTCAGGCCAAGGCGGCTCGTGTTCTTGGTCTCACGCCGCGGCAGGTCGGCTATGCTTTGCGCCGGCATCGTATCGGAGTGAAGAAGTTCTAA